From a single Onychomys torridus chromosome 9, mOncTor1.1, whole genome shotgun sequence genomic region:
- the Supt16h gene encoding FACT complex subunit SPT16: MAVTLDKDAYYRRVKRLYSNWRKGEDEYSSIDAIVVSVGVDEEIVYAKSTALQTWLFGYELTDTIMVFCDDKIIFMASKKKVEFLKQIANTKGNENANGAPAITLLIREKNESNKSSFDKMIEAIKESKNGKKIGVFSKDKFPGEFMKSWSDCLNKEGFDKVDISAVVAYTIAVKEDGELTLMKKAASITSEVFNKFFKERVMEIVDADEKVRHSKLAESVEKAIEEKKYLAGADPSTVEMCYPPIIQSGGNYNLKFSVVSDKNHMHFGAITCAMGIRFKSYCSNLVRTLMVDPTQEVQENYNFLLQLQEELLKELRHGVKICDVYNSVMDVVKKQKPELLNKITKNLGFGMGIEFREGSLVINSKNQYKLKKGMVFSINLGFSDLTNKDGKKPEEKTYALFIGDTVLVDEDGPATVLTSVKKKVKNVGIFLKNEDEEEEEEEKDEAEDLLGRGSRAALLTERTRNEMTAEEKRRAHQKELAAQLNEEAKRRLTEQKGEQQIQKARKSNVSYKNPSLMPKEPHIREMKIYIDKKYETVIMPVFGIATPFHIATIKNISMSVEGDYTYLRINFYCPGSALGRNEGNIFPNPEATFVKEITYRASNMKAPGEQTVPALNLQNAFRIIKEVQKRYKTREAEEKEKEGIVKQDSLVINLNRSNPKLKDLYIRPNIAQKRMQGSLEAHVNGFRFTSVRGDKVDILYNNIKHALFQPCDGEMIIVLHFHLKNAIMFGKKRHTDVQFYTEVGEITTDLGKHQHMHDRDDLYAEQMEREMRHKLKTAFKNFIEKVEALTKEELEFEVPFRDLGFNGAPYRSTCLLQPTSSALVNATEWPPFVVTLDEVELIHFERVQFHLKNFDMVIVYKDYSKKVTMINAIPVASLDPIKEWLNSCDLKYTEGVQSLNWTKIMKTIVDDPEGFFEQGGWSFLEPEGEGSDAEEGDSESEIEDETFNPSEDDYEEEEEDSDEDYSSEAEESDYSKESLGSEEESGKDWDELEEEARKADRESRYEEEEEQSRSMSRKRKASVHSSGRGSNRGSRHSSAPPKKKRK, from the exons AAAGGAGAAGATGAGTATTCCAGTATTGATGCCATTGTTGTATCTGTGGGTGTTGATGAAGAAATTGTGTATGCCAAGTCAACTGCCTTACAG ACATGGCTCTTTGGTTATGAACTAACTGATACAATCATGGTCTTCTGTGATGACAAAATCATCTTCATGGCCAGCAAAAAAAAGGTGGAGTTTTTGAAACAGATTGCCAATACTAAAGGAAATGAGAATGCTAATGGAGCCCCTGCCATAACACTGCTCATCAGAGAGAAG AATGAAAGCAATAAAAGCAGCTTTGACAAAATGATTGAAGCCATTAAAGAAAGCAAGAATGGCAAGAAAATTGGAGTGTTCAGCAAAGACAAGTTCCCTGGAGAGTTCATGAAGAGCTGGAGTGACTGTCTCAATAAGGAGGGCTTTGACAAA GTAGATATCAGTGCTGTTGTGGCGTACACCATTGCTGTGAAGGAGGATGGCGAGCTCACCTTGATGAAGAAAGCAGCCAGCATCACCTCTGAGGTCTTCAACAAATTCTTCAAGGAAAGAGTCATGGAAATAGTGGATGCAGATGAG AAAGTTCGACATAGCAAATTGGCGGAGTCTGTGGAAAAAGCCATCGAAGAGAAAAAATACCTAGCCGGGGCAGACCCTTCTACAGTGGAAATGTGTTACCCTCCTATCATTCAGAGTGGTGGCAACTATAATCTCAAATTCAGTGTAGTGAG TGATAAAAATCATATGCATTTTGGGGCCATTACTTGCGCCATGGGCATTCGCTTCAAATCTTACTGCTCCAACCTTGTTCGCACTTTGATGGTTGACCCTACGCAGGAAGTTCAAGAAAATTACAACTTTTTACTCCAGCTTCAAGAGGAGTTGCTAAAGGAGTTAAGACATG GTGTGAAGATATGTGATGTGTATAACTCTGTCATGGATGTGGTTAAGAAACAGAAGCCAGAACTGCTGAACAAAATTACGAAAAACCTAGG aTTTGGGATGGGAATTGAATTCCGTGAAGGCTCTCTAGTAATCAATAGTAAAAATCAGTATAAGCTAAAGAAAG GAATGGTTTTCAGCATCAACCTGGGATTTTCAGACCTGACCAACAAAGATGGGAAAAAACCGGAAGAGAAAACCTATGCCCTGTTCATTGGTGACACCGTGCTTGTAGATGAG GATGGCCCAGCCACTGTTCTTACTTCtgtgaaaaagaaagtaaagaacgTGGGGATTTTCCTAAAG aatgaggatgaggaagaggaggaggaagagaaagatgaggCAGAGGACCTTTTGGGAAGAGGCTCTAGGGCAGCGTTACTGACAGAAAGAACCCGG AATGAAATGACTGCAGAAGAGAAGCGGAGAGCACATCAGAAGGAACTGGCAGCCCAGCTCAACGAGGAGGCCAAGAGGAGACTGACGGAGCAGAAAGGGGAGCAGCAGATTCAGAA AGCTCGCAAATCTAATGTGTCCTACAAAAACCCATCTCTGATGCCTAAGGAACCACATATTCGGGAAATGAAGATCTACATTGATAAAAAATATGAGACTGTGATAATGCCCGTATTTGGCATTGCCACACCCTTCCATATTGCCACAATCAAG AACATAAGTATGTCTGTGGAAGGAGATTACACTTACTTGCGAATCAACTTCTATTGTCCAGGCAGTGCTCTGGGCAGGAATGAGGGCAACATCTTTCCTAACCCTGAAGCCACTTTTGTCAAGGAAAT TACATACCGAGCTTCAAATATGAAAGCACCTGGGGAACAGACTGTACCAGCCTTAAATCTTCAGAATGCTTTCCGAATTATAAAAGAAGTACAAAAACGTTACAAGACCCGAGaagctgaagagaaagaaaaagag GGAATTGTGAAACAAGATTCACTGGTGATCAATCTAAACCGGAGTAACCCAAAACTGAAAGATCTGTACATTCGTCCAAACATTGCTCAAAAGAGAATGCAAGGCTCACTGGAGGCTCATGTCAATG GTTTCCGCTTCACGTCCGTTCGAGGAGACAAAGTGGATATTCTGTACAATAATATTAAGCACGCTTTGTTCCAGCCCTGTGATGGGGAGATGATTATCGTCTTGCACTTTCACCTCAAG AATGCTATCATGTTTGGGAAGAAGCGACACACAGATGTACAGTTCTACACAGAAGTTGGAGAGATCACTACGGATTTGGGGAAACATCAACACATGCATGACCGAGATGACCTCTATGCCGAGCAG ATGGAACGAGAAATGAGACACAAACTGAAAACAGCCTTTAAGAATTTCATTGAAAAAGTAGAGGCTCTAACAAAGGAGGAGCTGGAGTTTGAAGTACCATTCAGGGACCTGGG GTTTAATGGGGCTCCCTACAGGAGTACCTGTCTCCTTCAGCCCACTAGTAGTGCACTGGTAAATGCTACAGAGTGG CCACCTTTTGTGGTGACATTGGATGAAGTGGAGCTGATCCATTTTGAGAGGGTCCAGTTTCACCTGAAGAACTTTGATATGGTGATTGTCTACAAGGATTACAGCAAGAAAGTCACAATGATCAATGCCATTCCTGTCGCCTCTCTAGACCCCATCAAGGAGTGGCTGAA TTCCTGTGACCTAAAGTACACAGAAGGAGTACAGTCCCTCAACTGGACTAAAATCATGAAGACCATTGTTGATGACCCCGAGGGCTTCTTCGAACAAGGTGGCTGGTCTTTCCTGGAGCCTGAGGGTGAG GGAAGTGATGCTGAGGAAGGAGATTCTGAGTCTGAGATTGAGGATGAGACTTTTAACCCTTCTGAGGATGactatgaagaggaagaagaggacagtGATGAAGATTATTCAtcagaagcagaagaatcag ACTATTCCAAGGAGTCTCTGGGCAGTGAAGAAGAAAGCGGGAAGGACTGGGATGAGCTAGAAGAAGAAGCTCGAaaag CGGACCGTGAAAGCCGttatgaggaagaagaagaacagaGTCGAAGTATGAGCCGGAAGAGGAAGGCATCTGTACATAGTTCAGGCCGTGGCTCAAACCGTGGTTCCAGACACAGCTCTGCACCccccaagaaaaagagaaagtaa